One stretch of Paramormyrops kingsleyae isolate MSU_618 chromosome 4, PKINGS_0.4, whole genome shotgun sequence DNA includes these proteins:
- the LOC111847240 gene encoding NLR family CARD domain-containing protein 3-like isoform X1, with the protein MEQNDLADMLEKRHLLSQCQRRIKCNLKKKFECVFEGKAKEGQPTLLKEIYTELYITEGGAGGVNDEHEVRQIETASKKRVTEDTAVKCNDIFKPLHGRVTPIRTVLTKGVAGIGKTVSVQKVILDWAEGEANQDIHFIFAFPFRDLNLIKDEYSLIDLLHHFVPELKSLESTELYRYKVLLIFDGLDECRLPLDFQNNKSWFDVTKKTSLDVLLTNLIKGNLLPSALLWITSRPAAANQIPSECVHQVTEIRGFNDAQKQEYFRKRFSDQSLASRIITHVKSSRSLFIMCHIPVFCWISATVLDRLFSEMDSGEIPRTLTEMYTHFLIYQASVKNDKYMKKHKIKLNKRSKSCKEFLLKLGKLAFHNLEKGNLIFYKQDLTENGIDVTEASVYSGVCTEVFKEEYGLYQEKVYCFVHLSIQEYLAALYMFLSNSSADLLKTAVDEALNSKNGHLDLYLRFLLGLSTKSSEILLQRLLGQKRTRCHNIKGTAQYIKEKIQENLSAERTINLFHCLNELGDNSLIVEVQRYLSSGSLSAADLSPAQWSALAFVLLVSDKELDVFDLKKYIRSDEGLQRLLPVIKKSRTALLNSCRLTETCCEVLASTLKSNFSQLTELDLSDNDLQDSGVKLLSAGLGDSHCKLEILRLLGCRVTVEDCSFLASALRLNPSHLRELDLSDNDLQDSGVKLLSAGLWDSHCKLEILRLSGCRVTEEGCSSLASALRLNPSHLRELDLSNNDLQDSGVKLLSAGLGDSHCKLEILRLSGCRVTEEGCSSLASALRSNPSHLRELDLSDNDLQDSGVKLLSAGLGDSHCKLEILRLLGCRVTEEGCSSLASALRLNPSHLRELDLSYNHPGDSGVKLLSALLEDPNCKLEKLNVDHSGECRTRPGIQKYSCQLTLDPNTANSRLSLSEGNRKVTWGAEQPYPDHPERFDCWYQVLCRESLTGHCYWEAEWRGDGAEIGVTYKGIRRKGRSADCWLGYNDKSWSLCCSPDSYSVYHNNTETDIPIKPSGSHRVGVYLDWVAGTLSFYRVSSDGLTLLYSFTSSFTEPLYPGFWVFLDSSVSLCMLG; encoded by the exons atggagcaaaatgatctcgctgacatgttggagaaga ggcaTCTTCTGTCACAGTGTCAGCGCAGAATCAAATGTAAcctgaagaagaaatttgagtgtgtatttgaagggaaagctaaggaaggacagccaacacttctcaaagagatttacacagaactctacataactgaaggtggagctggaggagtcaatgatgaacatgaagtgagacagattgaaacagcatccaagaaaagggtaacagaagatactgcagtcaagtgcaatgatatatttaaacccttacatgggcgtgtgacacctatcagaactgtactcactaaaggggtcgcaggtatcgggaaaacagtctctgtgcagaaagttattcttgactgggcagaaggagaagcaaaccaggacattcacttcatatttgcttttcctttccgggacctgaatttgattaaggatgaatacagtctgattgatctgcttcaccactttgtcccagaactgaaatcgcttgaatccactgagctgtacaggtacaaagttttgttgatctttgatggtctggatgagtgtcgtcttcctctagattttcagaataataagagctggtttgatgtaacaaagaaaacatcactggatgtgctgttgactaacctcattaaggggaatctgcttccatccgctctcctctggataacctcccggccagcagcagccaatcagataccttctgagtgtgtccaccaggtcacagagatacgagggttcaatGATGCCCAGAAGcaggagtatttcaggaaaagatttagtgatcagagcctggctagcaggattatcacacatgtgaaatcatcaaggagcctcttcatcatgtgccacatacctgtgttctgctggatttcagccactgttcttGACAGGCTTTTCAGTGAGATGGACagtggagaaattccaaggactctgactgaaatgtacacacacttcttGATCTATCAGGCAAGtgtaaaaaatgacaagtatatgaaaaaacataaaatcaagCTTAATAAACGGTCTAAATCTTGCAAggaattccttttaaaacttggtaaactTGCTTTTCataaccttgagaaaggcaatctcatattttataagcaagatctgacagagaatggcattgatgtcacagaggcttcagtttactctggagtgtgcacagaagtctttaaggaAGAGTATGGGTTGTaccaggagaaggtgtactgctttgtgcatctgagcattcaggagtatctcgctgctttatacatgtttctgtcaaactcatcagctgacctgctgaagactgcagtggatgaAGCATTAAacagcaagaatggacacttggacctctacctccgcttcctccttggCCTCTCAACAAAGTCCAGTGAGATTCTGTTACAAAGGCTACTGGGCCAGAAAAGAACCAGGTGTCATAACATTAAGGGAACAGCCCAAtacatcaaggagaaaatacaggagaatttatctgcagaaaggaccatcaacctgttccactgtctcaatgaactgggtgacaattctctaatagtggaagtacaaagatacctgagttcaggaagtctttcagcagcagacctctcacctgcacagtggtcagctctggcctttgtgttactggTGTCGgataaggagctggatgtgtttgatctgaagaaatacatcagatcagatgaaggtcttcagaggctgctgcctgtgatcaagaaatctaggacagctct CCTGAACAGCTGTagactcacagagacatgctgtgaagtgtTGGCTTCAACTCTCAAATCAAACTTCTCTCAGCTGacagagctggacctgagtgacaatgacctgcaggattcaggggtgaagctgctttctgctggactgggggattcacactgtaaactggagatactgag GCTGTtgggctgtagagtcacagttGAAGACTGTTCAttcctggcttcagctctgagattaaacccctcacacctgagagagctggacctgagtgacaatgacctgcaggattcaggggtgaagctgctctctgctggactttgggattcacactgtaaactggagatactgag gctgtcaggctgtagagtcacagaagaaggctgttcttccctggcttcagctctgaggttaaacccctcacacctgagagagctggacctgagtaacaatgacctgcaggattcaggggtgaagctgctctctgctggactgggggattcacactgtaaactggagatactgag gctgtcaggctgtagagtcacagaagaaggctgttcatccctggcttcagctctgaggtcaaacccctcacacctgagagagctggacctgagtgacaatgacctgcaggattcaggagtgaagcttctctctgctggactgggggattcacactgtaaactggagatactgag GCTGTtgggctgtagagtcacagaagaaggctgttcttccctggcttcagctctaagattaaacccctcacacctgagagagctggacctgagctacaatcacccaggagactcaggagtgaagctgctctctgctctactggaggatcccaaTTGTAAACTAGAGAAACTAAA tgtggaccacagtggagagtgcaggaccagaccagggatccagaaat actcctgccagctgacgctggaccccaacacagcaaacagccgcctgtctctgtcagaggggaacaggaaggtgacatggggggcagagcagccatatcctgatcatccagagagatttgactgctggtaccaagttctgtgcagagagagtctgactggtcactgttactgggaggctgagtggagagGAGATGGAGCTGaaataggagtgacttataaaggaatcaggaggaaaggacgcagtgctgactgttggcttggatacaatgacaagtcatggagtttgtgctgctctcctgacagttactctgtctatcACAATAATACAGAGACTgacatacccataaagccctcaggctcccacagagtaggagtgtatctggactgggtggctggtactctgtccttctacagagtctcctctgatggactgaccctcctgtacagcttcacctcctcattcactgaacccctctatccagggttttgGGTTTTTCTAGActcctctgtgtccctgtgcatgctgggatag